One window from the genome of bacterium encodes:
- a CDS encoding tetratricopeptide repeat protein, translating to MNAMLEKAFALHKTGDFARAESLYQAILEKDPHNAQALFLLGTLQCQDRRFEESLTFLQMALQINPSLDEAYNSLGNAYLGLNELDKAEEYYSKIALTDKKPNASALNNLGILREKQNRKKEASDFFAKAIRAYPLFLDAHLNLAQNHAAQARFSEAQKVCREALKIFPDNFSLWVQLGNIQKRASQFDKALESYQHALSLNPQNILVLNNLGIVFKDLNHLEKSLECYEKIELIGEPTVEILFNKGITLKEMGRFEDALACYDRALKQKPNLAEAYVNRAQILILLQDFKRAWPDYEWRLKTPGFEWMRAYIQPRWMGEPLKDKKILIYGEQGLGDEIFFSSCLKQVVSQASQTYLECHPKLVTLFEKNFPEAQVRARTDDGSSVWAKDKKIDYQIPVGSLNLYSPFPGEAYLKADAHKTAFWKSRLNFLGNKPKIGISWTSKGIDLGSSTRSKFSTEIDWWGDVLKNTQFDFINLQYGDTVKERKFIEREFKQTLHHWDDLDLWNDIDSVAALVSNLDLVISINTATAYLTGALGKKAWVILPYYFGPKAGINYTDAWFSTMQFFLQPSPGHWDGVIEKIGKKLSGDFL from the coding sequence ATGAATGCAATGTTGGAAAAAGCTTTTGCACTTCATAAAACGGGTGATTTTGCCAGGGCCGAGTCATTGTATCAGGCTATTCTTGAAAAAGATCCTCACAATGCACAGGCGCTTTTTTTATTGGGAACACTTCAATGTCAGGACCGCCGCTTTGAAGAATCGTTAACTTTTTTGCAAATGGCATTGCAAATCAATCCATCTTTGGATGAGGCTTATAATTCATTGGGAAATGCTTACTTAGGTTTAAACGAGCTGGATAAAGCCGAAGAATATTATTCTAAAATTGCCCTTACCGATAAAAAGCCCAATGCCTCGGCACTCAATAATTTAGGAATTTTGCGGGAAAAACAAAATCGTAAAAAGGAGGCCTCCGATTTTTTTGCAAAGGCCATCCGGGCTTATCCTTTATTTTTAGATGCCCATCTTAATTTGGCGCAAAATCATGCGGCCCAGGCGCGCTTTAGTGAAGCTCAAAAAGTATGTAGGGAGGCGCTCAAAATATTTCCAGATAACTTTTCCTTGTGGGTTCAGTTGGGCAATATTCAAAAAAGAGCGTCCCAGTTTGACAAGGCGCTTGAAAGTTACCAGCACGCCTTAAGTCTTAATCCGCAAAATATATTGGTTTTAAATAACTTGGGAATTGTTTTTAAAGATTTAAATCATTTGGAGAAGTCACTTGAATGTTATGAAAAAATTGAACTGATAGGAGAGCCCACCGTTGAAATTTTGTTTAACAAGGGAATTACGCTTAAAGAAATGGGCCGTTTTGAAGACGCACTGGCCTGTTATGACAGGGCTTTAAAGCAAAAGCCTAATTTGGCCGAGGCCTATGTAAACCGGGCACAAATTTTAATTTTGCTGCAAGATTTTAAACGCGCCTGGCCCGATTACGAATGGCGGCTTAAAACGCCGGGCTTTGAGTGGATGCGGGCTTATATTCAGCCTCGATGGATGGGCGAGCCCTTAAAAGATAAAAAAATACTCATATATGGTGAGCAGGGGTTGGGGGATGAGATTTTTTTTTCATCCTGCTTAAAACAGGTGGTGAGTCAGGCTTCACAAACTTATTTAGAATGTCATCCCAAACTTGTTACTCTTTTTGAAAAAAACTTCCCGGAGGCACAGGTAAGGGCCAGGACCGATGATGGTTCCTCGGTATGGGCAAAAGACAAAAAAATTGATTATCAAATTCCTGTGGGTAGCCTGAATTTATATTCTCCCTTTCCGGGAGAAGCCTACCTTAAAGCTGATGCCCATAAAACGGCCTTTTGGAAAAGCCGACTAAATTTCCTGGGGAATAAACCCAAAATTGGCATCAGCTGGACGAGTAAGGGGATTGATTTGGGTAGTAGCACCAGGTCTAAGTTTTCTACCGAAATTGATTGGTGGGGGGATGTTTTAAAAAATACACAGTTCGATTTTATCAATTTGCAGTATGGAGATACCGTAAAGGAAAGAAAATTTATAGAGCGGGAGTTTAAACAAACCCTTCACCATTGGGATGATTTGGATTTATGGAATGATATAGACAGTGTTGCAGCGCTGGTTTCAAATTTGGATCTTGTCATTTCCATCAATACGGCTACAGCTTACCTGACAGGTGCTTTGGGGAAAAAAGCGTGGGTTATTTTACCCTATTATTTTGGACCTAAAGCTGGAATAAATTATACAGATGCTTGGTTTTCAACTATGCAGTTTTTTTTACAGCCTTCCCCCGGTCATTGGGATGGAGTGATTGAAAAAATAGGTAAAAAATTAAGTGGGGACTTTTTATGA
- the gstA gene encoding glutathione transferase GstA — MKLYYAPGACSLAPHILVNELNIKVDLVRTDLRQKTYGNGQDFKAVNPKGAVPVLQLDNGDILTEAAVILQYLADQKPDAGLIAKARSWERYKTLEWLNFVATEMHKGFGPLWKPDTPQAYKEIAVKNLKDRFSFLENHFEINDFLMGKNYTAPDAYLFTVCNWANYLKVDLSAWPQLVSYMVRIKERPATLKSFEEEGLK; from the coding sequence ATGAAACTTTATTATGCACCGGGCGCCTGTTCGCTGGCTCCCCATATTCTTGTTAACGAATTAAATATCAAAGTTGATTTGGTACGCACCGATTTACGCCAAAAAACATACGGTAATGGCCAAGATTTTAAAGCGGTTAACCCTAAAGGGGCGGTTCCCGTATTGCAATTGGATAACGGTGATATTTTAACGGAGGCCGCCGTAATATTACAGTATTTAGCCGATCAAAAGCCGGATGCCGGCTTAATAGCCAAGGCTAGAAGCTGGGAGCGTTACAAAACATTGGAGTGGCTTAATTTTGTGGCTACCGAGATGCATAAAGGTTTTGGTCCTTTATGGAAGCCGGATACACCGCAGGCCTATAAAGAAATTGCGGTTAAAAATTTAAAAGATCGCTTTTCTTTTTTAGAAAACCATTTTGAAATAAATGATTTTTTGATGGGAAAAAATTATACCGCTCCCGATGCTTATTTGTTTACGGTATGCAACTGGGCCAATTATTTAAAGGTAGATTTAAGTGCCTGGCCTCAGCTGGTATCTTATATGGTACGTATAAAAGAACGCCCAGCTACCCTCAAGTCTTTTGAGGAAGAGGGACTTAAGTAG
- a CDS encoding PilZ domain-containing protein: protein MTRIAPGLEQLMDPNQLTFYLTLGTVIHEIPIRRVGMDFLILDFSPQLKGMDYVKGYVVAKDGRGIIPIECKLTLEKTDDGKIDILMLKMNPADLKLVNQREFYRLANAARDKATVLSAEGQSYTVDIINISAGGVGFTTSEFLSSAPVYQITFPLWNTETKINLAIKVVFYKKKKNANDPCYHGAQFIKNQSLTSFPVLTKNDQEKIIQSINRRLLDLRKIKDD from the coding sequence ATGACGCGTATAGCCCCCGGTTTAGAACAACTCATGGATCCCAACCAACTCACGTTTTATCTTACGTTGGGGACGGTTATTCATGAAATTCCCATCCGTCGTGTGGGTATGGACTTTTTAATTTTGGATTTCTCTCCACAACTTAAGGGAATGGATTACGTAAAAGGCTATGTGGTAGCCAAAGATGGCCGCGGCATTATCCCTATAGAATGTAAACTCACACTCGAGAAAACAGATGATGGCAAAATAGATATCTTGATGTTAAAAATGAACCCTGCCGATCTCAAACTTGTTAATCAGCGCGAGTTTTATAGACTGGCTAACGCGGCTCGCGATAAAGCCACTGTATTATCGGCCGAAGGACAAAGTTATACTGTAGATATTATAAATATAAGTGCCGGTGGGGTTGGATTTACAACTTCCGAGTTTTTAAGTTCGGCCCCCGTGTACCAAATTACCTTTCCCCTATGGAACACCGAAACCAAAATCAATTTGGCCATCAAGGTTGTGTTTTACAAAAAGAAAAAAAACGCAAACGACCCCTGTTACCATGGAGCACAGTTTATTAAAAACCAGTCCCTTACATCTTTTCCGGTACTCACCAAAAACGATCAGGAAAAAATAATTCAATCTATTAACCGACGCTTGCTCGATTTGCGCAAAATTAAAGACGACTAA
- a CDS encoding response regulator — MCKILIVDDNADIRECFAFNLQKAGYHTVEADSGLSGLWEMEKEAPDLILLDLMMPSPDGYELCRYFKNDSSIPVIIISAKGAREEIEEGLSMGAKAYLPKPVSLEKLLITVQQVLNAA; from the coding sequence ATGTGTAAAATTTTAATTGTGGACGACAATGCCGATATTAGAGAGTGCTTTGCATTTAATTTGCAAAAGGCGGGGTATCACACGGTGGAAGCCGACTCCGGGCTTTCGGGATTATGGGAAATGGAAAAAGAAGCTCCAGATCTTATTTTGCTTGATTTGATGATGCCATCACCCGATGGCTACGAGTTATGTCGTTATTTTAAAAATGACTCCTCCATACCGGTTATTATTATTTCCGCAAAAGGTGCTAGAGAAGAAATTGAAGAGGGGCTTTCGATGGGGGCTAAAGCCTATTTGCCCAAACCGGTATCTTTAGAAAAACTACTTATTACCGTGCAGCAGGTGCTAAATGCTGCGTAA
- a CDS encoding phosphatidylserine/phosphatidylglycerophosphate/cardiolipin synthase family protein, with the protein MIQFFFEGPLYYKSLRDDIMAATTSVDIEMYYFASDKTGWEFAELLKKKAQQNVKVRLLCDKLGCQSSSSDLFDDLKAGQVEVKFYNPPLTPQRPSWHRNHRKMMIIDKKIGFLGGFNIGSEYFIDDNGRAPWRDTGIKFDIPELVQEMFFYFGDVWNHNKLSLKNFWYKSKPPVWEKGPFHLASSKGWRRQNAIRAEYDRAIRTAKVNILITNPYFVPNRRLARLLRFVAASGVDVRILTAGISDIKLVKWASQSTYTRFLKSGVKIYEYQNRVLHAKSAVIDGTWFTVGTSNFDYLSLYKNLEINFFGQDASYGELLVNQFKIDLESAHEITLAQWKKRPWWQKLIEKFAYFFRKWM; encoded by the coding sequence ATGATCCAGTTTTTCTTTGAGGGCCCGCTTTATTACAAATCCCTCCGCGACGATATTATGGCGGCCACCACCAGCGTGGATATTGAAATGTATTACTTTGCCAGCGACAAAACAGGTTGGGAATTTGCCGAACTTCTAAAAAAAAAGGCTCAACAAAATGTTAAAGTGCGCCTCTTATGCGATAAACTGGGTTGCCAATCATCATCATCCGATCTTTTTGACGATTTAAAAGCCGGTCAGGTAGAAGTTAAATTTTACAACCCACCCCTAACTCCACAAAGACCCTCGTGGCATCGTAACCATCGTAAAATGATGATTATCGATAAAAAAATAGGATTTCTGGGTGGTTTTAACATTGGGTCGGAATATTTTATAGATGACAATGGTCGTGCCCCCTGGCGCGATACGGGTATCAAGTTTGACATTCCCGAGCTGGTACAAGAAATGTTTTTTTACTTTGGCGATGTGTGGAATCACAATAAACTGTCTCTAAAAAATTTTTGGTATAAATCAAAACCTCCTGTTTGGGAAAAAGGCCCCTTTCATCTGGCATCCTCAAAAGGATGGCGTCGACAAAATGCTATTCGCGCCGAGTATGACCGGGCTATTCGTACCGCTAAAGTTAACATTTTGATTACAAACCCTTATTTTGTCCCTAACAGGCGCCTGGCCCGTTTACTGCGTTTTGTTGCAGCTTCGGGAGTTGATGTACGCATTCTAACAGCCGGCATTAGCGATATTAAACTGGTTAAATGGGCCTCCCAATCAACCTACACTCGTTTTTTAAAGTCGGGGGTTAAAATTTACGAATATCAAAACCGTGTGTTGCACGCCAAAAGTGCAGTTATTGACGGAACATGGTTTACCGTAGGCACCTCTAATTTTGATTATTTAAGTTTATATAAAAATTTAGAAATTAACTTTTTTGGGCAAGATGCAAGCTATGGAGAATTACTAGTAAATCAATTTAAAATTGATTTGGAATCGGCACATGAAATTACATTAGCCCAATGGAAAAAACGCCCATGGTGGCAAAAACTTATTGAAAAATTTGCCTATTTTTTTAGAAAATGGATGTGA
- a CDS encoding 4'-phosphopantetheinyl transferase superfamily protein: MSYLEIKPNQVHVWSLPFSHKDRKKVEKAFHEILQHYLPKTSLVFVKNKWGKPSLKGLPLHFNISHSGNLALLAISLNQPLGVDVEKMRKVSVGKIAERYFSKKECEFIQNLPKANQTNSFFTLWTQKEAIVKAKGVGLAGGLSKNPQKVAGYQVEALEVKEGYQASIAVKGKLGSIVYWDPGN, from the coding sequence ATGAGTTATCTTGAGATTAAGCCCAATCAAGTGCATGTGTGGAGTCTTCCTTTTAGCCATAAAGACCGTAAAAAAGTTGAAAAAGCTTTTCACGAAATTTTACAACATTATTTGCCAAAAACCTCTCTTGTTTTTGTTAAAAATAAATGGGGGAAACCCAGCTTAAAAGGTTTGCCACTCCACTTTAATATTTCTCATTCTGGCAATTTAGCTCTTTTGGCGATTAGCCTAAATCAACCGCTGGGCGTGGATGTAGAAAAAATGCGCAAAGTCAGTGTTGGTAAAATTGCTGAGCGATATTTTTCAAAAAAGGAATGTGAGTTTATTCAAAATTTACCCAAAGCCAATCAAACCAATTCCTTTTTTACGCTTTGGACTCAAAAGGAAGCCATTGTTAAAGCTAAAGGAGTAGGGTTGGCAGGGGGGCTCTCTAAAAATCCTCAAAAAGTTGCGGGTTATCAAGTAGAAGCATTAGAAGTAAAAGAGGGGTATCAAGCTTCTATAGCGGTAAAAGGAAAATTAGGTTCTATTGTTTATTGGGATCCGGGCAATTAA
- the efp gene encoding elongation factor P, which translates to MIVATQIRVGQILKINNNLVRVLKVQHITPGKGNAVIQTEVRNLKTNNKDNIRFRSAETVEQVSVATRNVNFLYQDGNTFHFMDPASFEQVEIGQDILEEVLPYLVPEGTITVSTYEGTPVAVTLPPKLTFEVAECDPPSKGSAGAFKDAKLINGLIVKVPLFIKAGDAIVVSTETGDYMEKG; encoded by the coding sequence ATGATTGTTGCTACCCAAATTCGTGTTGGTCAAATTTTAAAAATTAACAACAATCTTGTGCGCGTTTTAAAAGTGCAGCACATTACACCTGGTAAAGGTAATGCGGTAATCCAAACCGAAGTACGCAATTTAAAAACTAATAATAAAGACAATATCCGTTTTCGATCGGCCGAAACGGTAGAACAAGTAAGTGTAGCCACACGCAACGTTAATTTTTTATACCAAGATGGCAACACCTTTCATTTTATGGATCCGGCCAGCTTTGAGCAGGTAGAAATTGGTCAGGATATATTGGAAGAAGTTTTGCCTTACCTGGTACCCGAAGGTACTATTACGGTTTCTACTTACGAAGGCACACCTGTAGCAGTAACTCTTCCCCCAAAGCTCACTTTTGAAGTTGCCGAATGCGACCCACCCTCTAAAGGAAGCGCCGGCGCCTTTAAAGACGCCAAACTCATCAATGGATTAATTGTAAAAGTGCCCCTCTTTATTAAAGCAGGCGATGCCATTGTGGTAAGCACCGAAACGGGCGATTACATGGAAAAAGGCTAA
- a CDS encoding DUF4412 domain-containing protein has protein sequence MKKIIFAFLALISFNVHAQIPTAPWAQQMSAEQEINIPNGPKVTSKIYVDNGKVRVDVNAMGMQMSNITRTDKNLMYIIMHTQKMVTTMPLTQKDTDSAMAFDTKNLKFELVGEGTMEGVQCDKYKLNYATSRPMIFWINKANRTPVVMESEAGDMKIIWRNVVPGPQDASLFEPPAGYQVMNMPSMPGAPSPSTPPVGQ, from the coding sequence ATGAAAAAAATCATCTTTGCCTTCTTGGCTTTAATATCATTTAACGTTCACGCTCAAATCCCTACAGCACCCTGGGCGCAACAAATGTCGGCAGAACAGGAAATTAACATCCCTAACGGGCCAAAGGTTACCAGCAAAATTTACGTTGATAACGGCAAAGTACGCGTGGATGTAAATGCCATGGGCATGCAAATGAGTAATATTACACGTACCGATAAAAATTTAATGTACATTATCATGCACACACAAAAAATGGTAACCACCATGCCTCTAACTCAAAAGGATACCGATAGCGCCATGGCTTTTGACACAAAAAACTTAAAATTTGAACTTGTAGGTGAAGGAACTATGGAGGGCGTACAGTGTGACAAATATAAACTCAATTATGCTACCAGCCGCCCCATGATTTTCTGGATTAACAAAGCTAACCGTACTCCTGTTGTAATGGAATCGGAAGCGGGCGATATGAAAATTATCTGGCGTAACGTGGTACCCGGCCCGCAAGATGCTTCTCTTTTTGAACCGCCTGCCGGCTACCAGGTAATGAATATGCCCTCTATGCCGGGCGCCCCCTCTCCATCCACTCCACCAGTAGGACAATAA
- a CDS encoding stress response translation initiation inhibitor YciH (involved in start site selection during the initiation of translation), whose amino-acid sequence MNNTRLVYSTDPALNKQCPKCKELISECVCVADETVVLNQITAKLRIEKAGRGGKTVTVIDELPRAEKFLKELCTELKRKCGAGGTSLIGAKGGIVEIQGDKRDILRDALVKKGIKVKG is encoded by the coding sequence ATGAACAATACGCGCCTGGTGTATTCAACCGATCCAGCACTGAATAAACAATGCCCCAAGTGTAAGGAGTTAATTTCGGAATGTGTTTGTGTAGCCGATGAAACAGTGGTTCTGAATCAAATTACCGCCAAATTACGCATTGAAAAAGCTGGCCGTGGCGGCAAGACTGTGACGGTTATTGATGAGCTGCCGCGAGCCGAGAAGTTTTTAAAGGAACTCTGTACCGAATTAAAAAGGAAATGTGGGGCGGGCGGTACGTCTCTTATTGGCGCAAAGGGAGGAATTGTTGAAATACAAGGTGACAAGAGAGATATTTTACGTGATGCCTTGGTTAAAAAAGGTATAAAGGTAAAAGGTTGA
- a CDS encoding chloride channel protein, whose amino-acid sequence MDNIKKAFLNLFSRHSIEACAYIGAAILTGIVCVEFMRLFEIVLSHRLDFVTIGPYVWLVTPLSFLIIVILIKRFAPFAAGTGIPQAVYAARHFKPGTEKRLFPLISFPTLLVKSMALLAAIAVGASTGREGPTVHIAMCVFCLSLTFVRRFTGLKFDMRSAVVAGGAAGLAAAFNTPLAGVAFAIEELSSDVFTSMKEIVLIAIIVAAITAKAFTGDYFYFGNLISGGDLSLTAIVFIAIVSGLCGAWFSTCLWKGQRFVQKNITKTKWIYAWPFICGLILVCIASLSHADVMGPGNTVAKQLLEGETVKGIILFPLTKIIATLMTFWSGLAAGIFAPCLAVGAAIGNILAGVLHVSLASAALIGMASFLAGTIQAPMTSFIIVFEMTNDHHMLLPVMLACLIAVVVARLTGSQHLYKTLSDFYAEIFSVPPDKA is encoded by the coding sequence ATGGATAATATTAAAAAGGCATTCTTAAATTTGTTTTCTAGGCACAGTATAGAGGCATGTGCTTATATTGGTGCGGCTATTTTAACGGGAATTGTTTGCGTGGAATTTATGCGTTTATTCGAGATTGTTTTATCTCATCGTCTCGATTTTGTAACAATTGGCCCTTATGTTTGGCTCGTAACGCCACTGTCATTTTTGATTATTGTAATATTGATTAAAAGATTTGCGCCCTTTGCAGCCGGCACTGGGATCCCTCAGGCTGTATATGCGGCTCGCCATTTTAAACCGGGTACCGAAAAAAGATTGTTTCCTCTTATTTCTTTTCCTACTCTTTTAGTTAAGTCTATGGCGTTGTTGGCCGCAATTGCTGTGGGAGCTTCTACAGGACGTGAAGGACCAACAGTTCATATTGCCATGTGTGTTTTTTGCCTTTCCCTTACTTTTGTTCGTCGTTTTACAGGCTTAAAATTTGACATGCGTTCGGCTGTGGTAGCGGGAGGAGCGGCTGGTTTGGCGGCTGCTTTTAACACGCCTTTAGCGGGAGTTGCTTTTGCTATCGAAGAACTTTCGTCAGATGTTTTTACCAGTATGAAAGAAATTGTACTGATTGCCATTATTGTAGCGGCTATTACAGCAAAAGCATTTACTGGCGATTATTTTTATTTTGGTAATTTAATTTCGGGGGGCGATTTGTCGCTTACTGCAATTGTTTTTATCGCTATTGTATCGGGATTGTGTGGGGCATGGTTTTCTACGTGTTTGTGGAAGGGACAAAGATTTGTTCAGAAAAATATAACCAAAACTAAATGGATTTATGCGTGGCCGTTTATCTGTGGTTTGATATTGGTGTGTATTGCCAGCTTGTCTCATGCAGATGTAATGGGGCCTGGAAATACTGTGGCTAAGCAATTGTTGGAGGGAGAAACTGTGAAGGGTATAATATTATTCCCCCTCACAAAAATCATTGCCACTTTGATGACGTTTTGGTCCGGTTTGGCAGCTGGTATTTTTGCCCCGTGTTTGGCAGTTGGGGCGGCTATTGGTAATATTCTGGCTGGCGTTCTTCATGTTTCATTAGCCAGTGCTGCTTTAATTGGGATGGCTTCTTTTTTGGCTGGAACTATTCAGGCTCCTATGACCAGCTTTATTATTGTTTTTGAAATGACCAACGATCATCATATGTTGTTACCGGTTATGCTGGCTTGCTTGATTGCTGTTGTGGTTGCCCGCTTAACGGGATCACAGCATCTTTATAAAACACTTTCCGATTTTTACGCTGAAATTTTTTCTGTTCCACCCGATAAAGCTTAA
- a CDS encoding DTW domain-containing protein: MLRDNCYFCRRPKALCYCGLITPVDSSMQFVILIHPIENKRKIATGRMAHLCLKNSRLITGHDYSDNIEVNKIITDPQNDCFLLYPGNEACDLSVLVKKEEKTKQKVIFVVDGTWATAKKTVKLSRNLQQLPTICFTPPKPSSFRIRKQPKPYCYSTIEAIHHILDYFEPKGDREGKPHDILLTLFNRMVEQQIEFVPLKT; encoded by the coding sequence ATGCTGAGAGATAATTGCTACTTTTGTCGTCGGCCAAAAGCTTTATGTTATTGTGGACTGATAACGCCGGTGGATAGTTCTATGCAGTTTGTTATTCTTATTCATCCCATCGAAAACAAGCGTAAGATTGCCACAGGCCGTATGGCGCATTTGTGTCTTAAAAATTCACGTTTAATTACCGGGCACGATTATAGTGATAATATTGAAGTGAATAAAATTATTACAGATCCACAGAATGATTGTTTTCTTTTGTATCCGGGGAATGAGGCTTGTGATTTATCGGTTTTGGTTAAAAAAGAAGAGAAGACAAAACAAAAAGTTATTTTTGTGGTGGATGGAACATGGGCTACGGCTAAAAAAACAGTGAAGTTAAGTCGCAACCTTCAACAATTGCCCACCATTTGTTTTACACCACCCAAACCATCTTCTTTTAGAATACGTAAACAGCCCAAGCCCTATTGTTATTCTACCATTGAGGCTATTCATCATATCCTTGATTATTTTGAACCTAAGGGCGATAGAGAAGGCAAGCCGCACGATATTCTGCTTACACTCTTTAACCGCATGGTAGAGCAGCAGATTGAGTTTGTGCCTCTAAAAACATGA
- a CDS encoding radical SAM protein translates to MKPHLFSLLPQDLVNITQDLPQSITLAEASRLQAHVLGDGKMDFTLRRPIRKSLQEVLSQNLDTSLLKIIERIEDPADKSVRYLFESHDGSLIEAVKIPLLKPGHYSVCLSSQVGCAMKCDFCATGRLGFKRNLEVWEMIAQFWQIRAETDGRLSGAVFMGQGEPFNNYANVIKTAQLLNSPSGCRVDSKNITISTVGLVPQIKKYTEENHPYRLIVSLTSAVLEKRKQMLPVAAGYSLEELATVLKAYGAKRKERLTLAWVLIRGFNSGMDEVEALKKLMGDTPYKLNLIDVNDARPQGYKRADDAERKAFQMMLQDLKVPIVRRYSVGNARHSACGMLAGKRLNEIEEATYGAK, encoded by the coding sequence ATGAAACCTCATCTCTTTAGTTTATTGCCTCAAGATCTTGTCAATATAACTCAGGATTTACCACAAAGTATCACGCTTGCCGAAGCCTCGCGTCTGCAGGCGCATGTTTTAGGAGACGGCAAAATGGATTTTACGCTGCGTCGTCCTATTCGTAAAAGTTTGCAGGAAGTTTTATCTCAAAATTTGGATACATCATTACTCAAGATTATCGAACGGATCGAAGACCCGGCCGATAAAAGTGTGCGCTATTTGTTTGAATCGCACGATGGATCACTCATTGAAGCGGTAAAAATTCCTCTTTTAAAGCCGGGGCATTATTCGGTGTGCCTTTCATCCCAAGTGGGTTGCGCCATGAAGTGTGATTTTTGCGCTACGGGGCGTTTGGGATTTAAACGTAATTTGGAAGTGTGGGAAATGATCGCTCAATTTTGGCAAATTAGGGCTGAAACGGATGGGCGCTTGAGTGGTGCCGTGTTTATGGGGCAGGGTGAACCGTTTAATAATTACGCCAATGTTATCAAAACAGCGCAGCTCTTAAATTCGCCCAGTGGATGTCGTGTTGATTCTAAAAATATTACCATTTCTACTGTAGGTTTGGTGCCACAAATTAAAAAATATACCGAAGAAAATCATCCTTATCGTCTTATTGTGTCACTCACATCCGCGGTTCTCGAAAAAAGAAAGCAGATGCTCCCTGTGGCTGCTGGGTATTCGCTGGAAGAATTGGCTACAGTGCTAAAAGCATATGGTGCTAAAAGAAAAGAGCGCTTAACGTTGGCCTGGGTGCTCATCCGGGGTTTTAATTCCGGAATGGATGAAGTAGAGGCGCTCAAAAAACTAATGGGCGACACGCCCTACAAATTAAATTTAATTGATGTGAATGATGCACGTCCACAAGGCTATAAAAGAGCGGATGATGCCGAGCGCAAAGCCTTTCAAATGATGTTGCAGGATTTAAAAGTGCCTATTGTAAGACGTTACTCAGTAGGGAATGCGCGCCATTCAGCCTGCGGGATGTTGGCGGGAAAGCGTTTGAATGAAATAGAAGAGGCAACATATGGAGCAAAATAG
- a CDS encoding DUF1232 domain-containing protein, producing the protein MEQNRDLHWIKALVVKAQEKLNANSGKVGVVRSNLTLMIKMVGDVARGRFKLPAKTVMSLIGGLIYFVNPADFIPDFIFTLGYLDDIAVIQWIYSRLKDDFKRYEASVKK; encoded by the coding sequence ATGGAGCAAAATAGAGATCTGCACTGGATTAAAGCTTTGGTAGTCAAAGCGCAGGAAAAATTAAATGCCAATTCCGGCAAAGTGGGCGTTGTACGTTCTAATCTTACCCTCATGATTAAAATGGTGGGTGATGTAGCGCGTGGTCGTTTTAAATTGCCAGCTAAAACGGTGATGAGTCTTATCGGTGGCCTTATTTATTTTGTGAATCCTGCCGATTTTATTCCCGATTTTATTTTTACGCTCGGTTATTTGGACGATATTGCAGTAATCCAATGGATATACTCGCGCCTTAAAGATGATTTTAAACGCTATGAAGCAAGCGTGAAAAAATAA